A genomic window from Tolypothrix sp. PCC 7910 includes:
- the infC gene encoding translation initiation factor IF-3 — translation MIIVVQKQLINSQIKAPQVFLIDHENNNRGLTDTYEALQLAQSVELDLVLVSEGKDAPVAKILNYGKLQYQKKKRQGQSARPTVKEVRLRPNVGVADYNLRIQQALSWLSKGDSVKFAIRLRGRENQYRDKAGELLERIVSDLSEVGKVQSLDKRSLIAQVIPA, via the coding sequence ATCATTATCGTAGTCCAAAAACAACTAATTAACTCCCAAATCAAGGCACCTCAAGTCTTCTTGATTGACCATGAAAATAACAATCGTGGTTTAACAGATACCTACGAAGCTCTACAATTAGCGCAGAGCGTAGAGCTTGACCTAGTTCTAGTTTCTGAAGGCAAAGACGCTCCAGTTGCAAAAATTCTTAACTATGGCAAGCTTCAGTATCAAAAGAAAAAGCGTCAGGGACAGAGTGCTAGACCGACAGTAAAGGAAGTCCGGCTACGGCCAAACGTTGGTGTAGCTGACTACAACTTACGCATTCAGCAAGCACTTTCGTGGTTGAGTAAAGGCGATTCAGTGAAGTTTGCCATTCGTTTACGAGGCAGAGAAAATCAATATCGTGACAAAGCTGGAGAACTACTAGAACGCATTGTGAGCGATTTGAGTGAAGTAGGTAAAGTTCAATCACTCGATAAACGTTCGCTGATTGCTCAAGTTATTCCTGCATAG
- a CDS encoding permease — protein sequence MNQLNNGFTIFLSLLVEAIPFLLLGVLFSSLLLFFVDERKLVEKMPKNPILGALFGSTIGFLFPVCECGNVPVARRLLMQGVPTPVAIGFLLAAPTINPIVIWSTWTAFRDQPEIVVLRVVFSLLIATIIGIVFSFQKDLSPIVQPAIARYLKFNPPAQPEVKRRGRRSQPQQDTTGSSLLKSGTYLLGGKAGMTTRIDSNLMPEITASSTSNKPLPDKLRLLLDNIVQELRELGAVMVLGSAIAAAIQVLAPREIILGLGAGPITSIVAMLVLAAAVSICSTVDSFFALSFASTFTSGSLLAFLVFGPMIDIKGVGLMLSIFKAKALFYLFALAALLTFLFTLFLNLHVM from the coding sequence ATGAATCAACTGAACAATGGTTTCACTATTTTTCTGAGTCTGCTAGTCGAGGCGATTCCTTTTTTGCTTCTGGGAGTTTTATTCTCTAGCTTGCTGCTATTTTTTGTAGATGAGCGCAAACTGGTAGAAAAAATGCCCAAAAATCCCATACTGGGAGCTTTATTTGGTAGTACAATCGGCTTTTTGTTTCCGGTCTGTGAGTGCGGTAATGTGCCAGTGGCGCGGCGCTTACTCATGCAGGGAGTTCCGACACCAGTGGCAATTGGTTTTCTCTTAGCAGCACCGACAATTAACCCAATAGTTATTTGGTCAACTTGGACAGCATTTCGCGATCAGCCAGAAATCGTGGTGTTACGAGTCGTATTTTCTTTATTGATCGCGACAATTATCGGTATTGTATTCAGCTTTCAAAAAGACTTGAGCCCGATTGTACAACCTGCGATCGCTCGTTACCTCAAGTTTAATCCTCCAGCACAACCTGAAGTCAAAAGGCGTGGCAGACGTTCTCAACCACAACAAGACACCACAGGTTCTAGTTTGTTAAAATCTGGAACCTATTTATTAGGCGGAAAAGCGGGTATGACTACCCGCATAGATAGTAATTTAATGCCAGAAATTACGGCATCATCTACTAGCAATAAACCCCTGCCAGATAAACTGCGATTGTTATTGGATAACATTGTTCAAGAATTACGCGAGTTAGGCGCAGTCATGGTGTTAGGTAGTGCGATCGCAGCTGCGATTCAAGTACTAGCACCACGAGAAATTATCCTTGGTCTGGGTGCTGGCCCTATTACCTCGATTGTGGCAATGTTGGTATTAGCAGCAGCTGTGTCTATTTGTTCCACAGTTGATTCTTTCTTTGCCCTATCTTTTGCCTCTACCTTTACCAGTGGTTCCCTGCTAGCTTTTCTAGTCTTTGGCCCGATGATTGACATCAAAGGTGTAGGGTTGATGTTATCAATCTTCAAGGCTAAAGCTTTATTTTATCTATTTGCTCTGGCAGCACTATTAACATTTCTGTTCACCTTGTTTTTGAATTTGCACGTCATGTAA
- the dnaN gene encoding DNA polymerase III subunit beta, producing MKLVCAQSDLSTNLSLVSRAVPSRPTHPILANVLLQADAQTNQVSLTAFDLSLGIRTSFNAEVWEGGAIALPAKILVDITSRLPEGEITLDDESATATSGGEGIIMTLTPKSGHYQVRAMGAEEFPELPIIEDAEPLQLTAAALIEGLKGSLFATSGDETKQVLTGVHLTVKQDTLEFAATDGHRLAVVETTNERPIEGSSQLEVTVPARALRELQRMLPHSSSEDEPVALYLDQGQVVFAWKNQRLTSRTLEGQYPAYRQLIPRQFERQVTIDRRQFLSTLERIAVLADQKNNIVKVSIDSSQQEITLSCEAQDVGSGRESMPAQISGENIDIAFNIKYLMEGLKELPASEVQMHLNQSLTPVIFTPLGGLKMTYLAMPVQLRN from the coding sequence ATGAAATTAGTTTGCGCCCAAAGCGACCTTAGTACAAATCTTTCACTTGTCAGCCGTGCTGTACCGTCACGTCCGACACATCCCATACTTGCTAACGTTCTGCTACAAGCAGATGCACAAACTAACCAAGTAAGCTTAACCGCCTTCGATCTCAGCTTGGGTATCCGCACTAGCTTTAATGCTGAGGTATGGGAAGGGGGAGCGATCGCACTTCCTGCCAAAATCCTGGTAGACATCACCTCTCGTCTTCCAGAAGGAGAAATTACTCTAGACGATGAGTCAGCAACCGCAACCTCTGGCGGAGAAGGTATAATTATGACGCTCACACCCAAGAGTGGACATTACCAAGTACGGGCAATGGGAGCGGAAGAGTTTCCCGAACTACCGATAATTGAAGATGCTGAACCACTGCAATTAACAGCTGCGGCGTTAATTGAGGGATTAAAAGGCTCATTGTTTGCTACCAGTGGAGATGAAACTAAGCAGGTACTCACCGGAGTTCATCTTACAGTTAAACAAGATACCTTAGAATTCGCTGCTACTGATGGACATCGCTTAGCAGTAGTAGAAACTACTAATGAACGTCCAATTGAAGGTAGTAGTCAGCTAGAAGTCACAGTACCAGCTAGAGCCTTACGCGAACTCCAGCGGATGCTACCTCATAGTTCCTCTGAGGATGAGCCTGTGGCTTTATATTTGGATCAAGGTCAGGTTGTATTTGCCTGGAAAAATCAACGCCTCACTAGCCGCACTTTAGAAGGTCAATATCCAGCTTATCGGCAACTGATACCGCGGCAATTTGAGCGACAAGTCACTATTGATCGGCGACAATTCTTGAGTACATTAGAGCGAATTGCCGTACTAGCCGATCAAAAGAATAATATTGTGAAAGTTAGCATTGATAGCTCTCAGCAAGAAATTACCTTATCTTGTGAAGCTCAAGATGTAGGTAGCGGTAGAGAATCAATGCCAGCACAGATATCTGGAGAAAATATAGATATTGCCTTTAATATCAAATATCTCATGGAAGGCTTGAAAGAATTACCTGCTTCCGAAGTGCAAATGCATCTCAATCAAAGCTTAACCCCAGTAATTTTTACACCACTGGGTGGTTTGAAAATGACCTATTTAGCCATGCCTGTGCAGTTGAGAAATTAA
- a CDS encoding DUF2808 domain-containing protein → MLRRKWLLLLTTTVLLLPLASILIVKKIWKIPEFASDEWIATTEEKIINVANNLPVASDNSVMDDRLKNVMGELIAQNRLAMQKQYRTALVIGNSKYKLAAELANPINDATDIANSLRKLGFEVTLLKDADLRKMEQAIENFNRNLRQGGTGLFYFAGHGTQVDGENYLIPIDARLEREQDVRYESLPVGKLLNVMEDASNDVNIIILDACRNNPFGRKWRSFERGLAPPTQTVKGTLIAYATSPGKTALDGEGRNSPYTTALLQHMKTPNLDVEQMFKQVRADVLKETRGKQTPWESSSLIGSFAFNAVGGNSNNVATSVVKPSSVTTITTPVTTPSASPITSLVITPPATLSPTSATRTAYFSKPPSLLKASTTYNRVSEPEAVYYFTINLPENAGEPLQKITIQQREGLEYIRFQLDKSVAFEGTESQEGQKIELTDISSDQKTQTVSIAFNPPISPGKKITVGLKAMQNPQSDGVYLFGVTAFPKGEKSHSQFLGFGRLHFYRRN, encoded by the coding sequence ATGTTACGTCGAAAATGGCTACTCTTATTAACAACCACAGTACTGCTGTTACCGCTAGCATCAATTTTAATAGTCAAAAAAATCTGGAAAATTCCCGAGTTCGCCTCTGATGAATGGATAGCGACAACTGAAGAGAAAATCATCAATGTTGCTAATAACTTGCCAGTTGCCAGCGATAATTCAGTGATGGACGATAGGCTCAAGAACGTCATGGGAGAGTTAATTGCCCAAAATCGTTTGGCTATGCAAAAACAATACCGCACAGCACTGGTAATTGGTAATTCTAAATACAAACTAGCTGCAGAATTAGCCAATCCCATCAATGATGCTACAGATATTGCTAATTCTTTACGTAAATTAGGATTTGAGGTGACACTCCTTAAAGATGCAGATTTGCGGAAAATGGAACAGGCGATTGAAAATTTTAATCGCAACTTACGTCAAGGTGGAACAGGATTATTTTACTTTGCTGGACATGGAACTCAAGTAGATGGAGAGAATTATTTAATCCCCATAGATGCGCGTCTAGAACGAGAACAAGATGTGCGCTATGAATCTCTACCTGTGGGTAAATTACTAAATGTCATGGAAGATGCATCTAACGATGTCAATATCATTATCTTAGATGCCTGTCGTAATAATCCCTTTGGACGCAAATGGCGTTCTTTTGAGCGCGGTTTAGCGCCACCCACACAGACAGTTAAAGGTACATTAATTGCTTACGCTACCTCACCAGGAAAAACTGCCTTAGATGGTGAAGGTCGGAACAGCCCCTATACTACAGCTTTGTTGCAACACATGAAAACTCCCAATTTAGATGTGGAGCAAATGTTTAAGCAAGTCAGAGCAGATGTCCTCAAAGAAACTCGTGGTAAACAAACTCCTTGGGAATCCTCTTCTTTAATTGGTTCTTTTGCCTTTAATGCTGTTGGTGGTAATAGTAATAATGTGGCAACTTCAGTAGTTAAGCCTTCATCAGTAACCACAATTACAACGCCAGTAACAACTCCTTCAGCTTCGCCAATTACATCACTTGTTATTACCCCACCAGCAACTTTATCGCCTACTTCTGCAACTAGAACAGCATATTTTAGTAAACCACCAAGCTTGCTGAAAGCCTCGACTACATACAATCGAGTTAGTGAACCAGAGGCAGTTTATTACTTTACTATTAACCTGCCAGAAAATGCTGGCGAACCATTACAAAAAATTACCATCCAACAGCGCGAGGGTTTAGAATATATTCGCTTTCAGCTAGATAAAAGTGTCGCTTTTGAAGGAACAGAATCTCAAGAAGGGCAAAAAATTGAGTTAACAGATATTAGCAGCGATCAAAAAACTCAAACAGTATCAATTGCTTTTAACCCCCCCATATCTCCAGGTAAGAAAATTACGGTTGGTTTAAAAGCAATGCAAAATCCCCAATCTGATGGAGTTTATCTTTTTGGAGTTACCGCATTTCCTAAAGGGGAAAAATCTCATAGTCAATTTTTGGGTTTTGGCAGGTTACATTTTTATCGGCGTAACTAA
- a CDS encoding SDR family oxidoreductase, whose amino-acid sequence MKIQGKVALITGASRGIGRAIALELAQQGIKRVILIARDRQKLAEVAEEISALGTEVSTLAIDLTQTVEVNIAVAQLWRNYGPIHLLVNCAGVAYQNSFLQSKLPQVQEEISVNLMGMYNLTSLVARRMASQRQGTIVNVSSLMGKIAAPTMATYSATKFAILGFTQALRRELAPYNIQVKALLPSLTDTDMVRDFQLFRCVIPTTPQKVAQTLVAGLQRDAPEILVGWQSHLAVWCQRLAPWLLEIILNVTTPSAPTIKQPYKQLRKLIPSTLEQ is encoded by the coding sequence ATGAAGATTCAAGGTAAGGTTGCCTTAATTACTGGGGCTTCCCGTGGTATTGGACGTGCGATCGCTCTAGAATTAGCACAGCAAGGCATCAAGCGAGTGATACTCATAGCGCGCGATCGCCAAAAATTAGCCGAGGTAGCAGAGGAAATCTCTGCGCTAGGTACAGAAGTCTCAACTTTAGCAATCGATTTGACGCAAACAGTAGAGGTAAATATTGCTGTTGCTCAACTTTGGCGTAATTATGGCCCCATACATCTACTAGTTAATTGTGCCGGAGTCGCCTACCAAAATTCGTTTTTGCAATCTAAACTTCCCCAAGTTCAAGAGGAAATATCTGTGAATTTAATGGGAATGTACAACCTCACTAGTCTTGTGGCGCGACGGATGGCTAGCCAAAGACAAGGAACAATTGTGAATGTATCCAGCTTGATGGGTAAAATCGCTGCACCAACAATGGCGACTTATTCTGCTACCAAATTCGCCATTTTAGGATTTACCCAAGCTTTGCGCCGTGAATTAGCACCATACAATATTCAGGTAAAAGCGTTACTTCCTTCCCTCACGGATACAGACATGGTGCGGGACTTTCAATTATTTCGCTGCGTAATTCCCACAACTCCCCAAAAAGTTGCTCAAACGCTTGTTGCAGGATTGCAAAGAGATGCACCAGAAATCTTAGTAGGATGGCAAAGTCATCTAGCAGTATGGTGTCAACGCCTTGCACCTTGGTTGCTGGAGATAATTTTAAATGTGACTACTCCCTCAGCGCCAACAATCAAACAGCCATACAAACAACTTAGAAAACTTATTCCCAGTACATTGGAACAATAG
- a CDS encoding glycosyl hydrolase family 57, whose protein sequence is MQTLPETLPALPEIIDGLPNICGWETEVLSVVNHDTPVFLPTTNLRLEDINAGFAIALHMHQPTIPSGYDGGLISNLQYMFEHPGEGDNHNAGPFAYCYSRMGDFIPELVSQGCNPRVMLDYSGNLFWGLRQMGRSDILDNLKRITCDRTYQPYVEWLGTMWSHAVIPSTPIADIKLQMLAWQQHFAAIFGWEALGRVKGFSPPEMHLPNHPDTFFAFVKALKECGYRWLLVQEHSVETINGQSLIYKHLPHRLIARNSQGETISITALIKTQGSDTKLVGQMQPYYEAKTLSKQQLGKALIPPIVSQIGDGENGGVMMNEFPSAFNQAWWDMVNHGGGKTGVVGMCGTEYLELITAAGCQPEDYPTCQPVGQHYIWERVSPDNVQPEAVENAILELKQNNPNFHMDGASWTNHISWVKGYENVLSPMYQLSSAFHEKVNELLATQSPASLTKKSNYRNLLLHNLLLQTSCFRYWGQGTWTDYAREIFQRGEKLLQANNW, encoded by the coding sequence ATGCAGACTTTGCCTGAGACTCTCCCCGCTTTGCCCGAAATTATAGATGGTTTACCGAATATTTGTGGTTGGGAAACAGAAGTTCTCTCAGTAGTGAACCATGATACACCTGTTTTCTTACCCACAACGAATCTCCGTTTAGAAGATATTAACGCCGGATTTGCGATCGCCTTACATATGCATCAGCCAACTATCCCATCTGGCTATGATGGCGGACTGATCAGTAATCTGCAATATATGTTTGAACATCCTGGCGAAGGAGATAATCATAATGCTGGGCCATTTGCTTATTGTTACAGCCGCATGGGAGATTTTATTCCCGAACTCGTCAGCCAAGGTTGCAATCCCCGCGTGATGTTGGATTACTCTGGTAATCTTTTCTGGGGACTGAGGCAAATGGGACGCAGCGATATTCTTGACAACCTCAAGCGTATAACCTGCGATCGCACTTATCAACCCTATGTGGAGTGGTTGGGTACAATGTGGAGTCATGCGGTGATTCCTTCCACGCCCATAGCAGATATTAAATTGCAGATGTTGGCATGGCAACAGCATTTTGCTGCAATTTTTGGTTGGGAAGCACTAGGAAGAGTTAAAGGATTTTCTCCACCAGAAATGCATCTGCCAAATCATCCGGATACTTTCTTTGCTTTTGTCAAAGCACTCAAAGAATGTGGTTACCGTTGGTTACTTGTTCAAGAACACAGTGTAGAAACAATTAACGGTCAATCTCTCATCTACAAACATTTACCACATCGTCTTATTGCTCGCAATTCTCAAGGCGAAACAATTAGTATTACTGCCTTAATTAAAACCCAAGGTTCGGATACGAAATTAGTAGGTCAAATGCAACCTTACTATGAAGCTAAAACTTTATCTAAACAACAATTAGGGAAGGCCTTAATACCGCCCATTGTTAGCCAAATTGGAGATGGTGAAAATGGCGGTGTGATGATGAATGAATTTCCCAGCGCCTTCAACCAAGCTTGGTGGGATATGGTAAATCACGGCGGAGGTAAAACTGGCGTAGTGGGAATGTGTGGTACAGAATATTTAGAATTAATCACAGCGGCTGGTTGTCAACCTGAAGACTATCCCACTTGTCAGCCAGTGGGACAACATTATATTTGGGAAAGGGTTTCACCAGATAATGTGCAACCCGAAGCTGTAGAGAATGCCATTTTGGAATTAAAGCAAAATAATCCCAATTTTCATATGGATGGAGCCTCATGGACAAATCATATCAGTTGGGTGAAAGGATATGAAAATGTCTTGTCTCCTATGTATCAATTAAGTAGTGCATTTCATGAAAAAGTGAATGAATTATTAGCAACCCAATCACCAGCATCTCTGACTAAAAAATCAAATTATCGCAATCTTCTCTTACATAACTTATTGCTACAAACTAGCTGTTTTCGTTATTGGGGACAAGGTACTTGGACTGACTATGCCCGTGAAATTTTTCAACGCGGTGAAAAGTTGCTGCAAGCAAACAATTGGTAA
- a CDS encoding Ig-like domain-containing protein has product MATSKAFIQPLDRVAIALMLLISLLIGLIIWQGDAVKPRVRTFTWQNQQIGSEDVSFTLTFSRPMDTKSVEDNLKIEPPLAGKISWAGRRMVYTLLTPAPYGTNYKVQLQGAKDKFASQESSNRLVQPFTGAFRTRDRAIIYIGVNPEEKGRLILYNLTQEQKKVLTPKDLVVMDFEPFPNGEKILFSARSTNDQDLLSAQLYTVTTGIASQADQEAQSPGRVDLVLDNKTYQNLKFDLSPDGETIVIQRGNKSNPGDFGLWVMPTSSESGEKPIAKPLKSQPGGDFMITPDSKAVAVAQGAGAAILPIEGDATKPLDFLPQFGLVQAFSKDGSQAAMVKFNTDYTRDLFLVTNQGTQKPLLKTTGSILNCQFDPSSPTLYCLLTQLVSKEQYIEQPYVVAIDLKTAQQKPLLVLPIAQRNVQMNLSPDGLGLLFDQVVAQEATAPLSGNTLKTDDGEAIATSDLWLMPLLPIADTTTADIKPEKLPLNGFAPHWLP; this is encoded by the coding sequence ATGGCTACATCCAAAGCATTCATTCAACCACTGGATCGCGTCGCGATCGCACTGATGCTGCTAATCAGTTTGCTAATTGGGTTAATCATTTGGCAAGGTGATGCCGTCAAGCCCAGAGTGCGAACTTTTACCTGGCAGAATCAGCAAATTGGGTCAGAAGATGTTTCCTTCACCCTCACCTTTAGCCGCCCAATGGATACCAAAAGTGTAGAGGATAACTTAAAAATTGAGCCACCCTTGGCTGGGAAAATAAGTTGGGCAGGGCGGCGGATGGTTTATACACTTTTGACACCAGCACCCTATGGCACGAATTATAAAGTCCAATTACAAGGAGCAAAAGATAAATTTGCTTCCCAAGAAAGTAGTAATAGGCTAGTCCAGCCGTTTACAGGTGCATTTCGTACCCGCGATCGCGCCATTATTTATATAGGAGTTAATCCTGAAGAAAAGGGGCGGTTAATTCTCTACAACTTAACCCAAGAGCAAAAAAAGGTACTCACCCCTAAAGATTTAGTCGTTATGGACTTTGAGCCATTTCCCAATGGAGAGAAAATTTTATTTTCGGCTCGTAGTACCAATGACCAAGATTTACTCTCGGCTCAACTTTACACAGTTACAACAGGAATTGCTAGCCAAGCCGATCAAGAAGCACAATCCCCAGGCCGAGTTGACTTAGTTTTAGATAATAAAACTTATCAAAACCTCAAATTTGACTTGTCTCCAGATGGAGAAACCATTGTCATCCAGCGTGGAAACAAATCTAATCCCGGCGACTTTGGGCTGTGGGTAATGCCAACAAGCAGTGAATCTGGTGAAAAGCCCATTGCTAAACCCCTCAAAAGCCAGCCTGGGGGAGACTTTATGATTACCCCTGATAGTAAAGCTGTAGCAGTTGCCCAAGGAGCAGGAGCAGCAATTTTACCTATAGAAGGGGATGCGACTAAACCTTTAGATTTTCTACCGCAGTTTGGGTTAGTTCAAGCTTTCTCGAAAGATGGCTCGCAAGCAGCGATGGTCAAATTCAATACAGATTACACCAGAGACTTATTTTTGGTGACTAACCAAGGTACTCAAAAACCCTTATTAAAAACCACTGGTTCAATCCTCAATTGCCAATTTGATCCATCTTCTCCAACCCTCTACTGCTTGCTCACACAATTAGTTTCCAAAGAACAATACATAGAACAACCTTATGTCGTAGCAATTGATCTAAAAACTGCACAACAAAAACCTTTATTAGTGTTGCCCATCGCCCAGCGAAATGTGCAGATGAATCTATCGCCTGATGGTTTAGGCTTATTATTTGACCAAGTAGTAGCACAGGAAGCTACAGCACCATTATCAGGAAATACTTTAAAAACCGATGATGGCGAAGCGATCGCCACTAGCGACTTGTGGCTAATGCCGTTATTGCCAATCGCGGACACTACTACTGCTGATATCAAGCCAGAAAAGCTTCCCCTCAACGGATTTGCTCCACATTGGCTACCTTGA
- a CDS encoding TIGR03943 family protein encodes MNAKQNPQIKLQNLLMPWLDVLAITAWGILILKYWATGKLNLLIHPDYFWLAIAGGIALQIVGFLKAGQLLRRRRRDNVANAMHLNIFPPGWGSALLLTAAILGFIITPQVFASDKALQRGITVDSLGTTRVKPQAFRATVRPEERSLVDWVRTLNVYPEPDAYTGQKAKVQGFVIHPPDLGKEYIFLARFILTCCAADAYPAGLPVKLADPNNQYPADTWLEVEGQMITETLSGKRQLTIAASSVKTIPQPKNPYVY; translated from the coding sequence ATGAATGCCAAACAAAATCCTCAAATTAAACTCCAAAATTTGTTAATGCCTTGGCTGGATGTTTTAGCAATTACAGCTTGGGGCATTTTAATTCTCAAATACTGGGCTACAGGCAAACTTAACTTATTAATTCACCCTGATTACTTCTGGTTAGCAATTGCGGGTGGTATCGCTTTACAAATTGTTGGTTTCTTAAAAGCTGGGCAACTGTTGCGGCGACGGCGACGAGATAATGTTGCCAATGCTATGCACTTAAATATATTTCCCCCTGGATGGGGAAGTGCTTTGCTGCTGACAGCAGCCATTTTGGGTTTCATCATTACACCGCAAGTCTTTGCTAGTGATAAAGCGCTGCAACGAGGTATCACCGTTGATTCCTTGGGAACTACACGTGTCAAACCCCAAGCATTTCGCGCTACTGTTCGCCCAGAAGAGCGATCGCTTGTAGACTGGGTTCGCACACTCAATGTTTATCCAGAACCAGATGCATATACTGGTCAAAAAGCCAAGGTACAAGGATTTGTCATTCACCCACCAGATTTAGGGAAAGAATATATTTTCTTAGCAAGATTTATCCTGACCTGCTGCGCTGCTGATGCCTACCCAGCAGGTTTGCCAGTGAAATTGGCAGACCCTAACAATCAGTATCCAGCTGATACCTGGTTAGAAGTAGAAGGGCAAATGATCACAGAAACGCTCTCTGGTAAACGCCAACTAACAATCGCTGCTAGTTCTGTGAAAACGATTCCGCAACCCAAAAATCCTTATGTTTACTAG
- a CDS encoding sensor histidine kinase, which translates to MPQNFNSQISAPFVTQGSDRDLDLESTLKDLSMYDFQVDISCMSVEVAQFFEKNPLLPGAILLEAGKFIGMISRRRLLEFWIHPQAQELFLQQPLSILYSYARTTILQLPDTTPILTAMQLTLRRSPDLLAEPLVVQIASDTYKLLDVHELNLAAWQIRGIETQVRYERSQTQMIQIDKMASLGRLVDGVAHEILDPVSFIWGNLTYVSNYSQDLLKLIAAYDQELSPTPNYINHFKEEIEFDFLEEDLSKSLASIRTGAERLKKLVTSLQNFCHIDEVYPKPGDLHACLDSIVLLINSRIHGEIQIVKNYGHLPPVYCFMGQLSQVFMNIFSESIDTLLNETVRQQFHPETTKTNDKPQIEITTKVITQEATKPGCPDSRWVSISIADNGPGMSPKLQQQIIDSFSIEKRADKATSLGVSYRIITAKHGGKLNFHSQLGQGTEFQVLLPLL; encoded by the coding sequence GTGCCACAAAATTTCAATAGCCAAATCTCAGCACCATTTGTAACTCAAGGTAGCGATCGCGATCTCGATTTAGAGTCTACCCTTAAGGATCTGTCAATGTACGACTTCCAAGTGGATATTAGCTGTATGTCTGTGGAAGTTGCTCAGTTTTTTGAAAAAAACCCTTTGCTCCCAGGAGCTATCTTACTAGAAGCAGGAAAGTTCATCGGGATGATTTCGCGGCGGCGACTGCTGGAATTTTGGATTCATCCCCAAGCACAAGAATTGTTTTTGCAGCAACCGTTAAGTATTCTCTACAGTTATGCTCGTACCACAATTTTACAATTGCCTGATACAACGCCGATTTTAACAGCGATGCAACTTACCTTAAGGCGATCGCCAGATCTTTTGGCAGAACCATTGGTGGTACAAATCGCATCTGATACTTATAAATTATTGGATGTACATGAATTAAATCTGGCTGCTTGGCAAATTCGCGGTATAGAAACTCAAGTGCGCTATGAACGCAGCCAAACTCAAATGATTCAAATTGATAAAATGGCGAGTTTAGGGCGTTTAGTTGATGGCGTAGCCCACGAAATTTTAGACCCTGTCAGTTTTATTTGGGGTAACTTAACTTATGTGTCTAATTATAGTCAAGATTTGCTTAAACTCATAGCCGCTTATGACCAAGAATTATCTCCCACTCCCAATTATATTAATCATTTCAAAGAAGAAATTGAATTTGATTTTTTAGAAGAAGATTTATCTAAATCACTGGCTAGTATACGCACTGGAGCCGAAAGATTAAAGAAACTAGTTACTAGTTTACAAAACTTCTGTCATATTGATGAAGTTTATCCTAAGCCAGGGGATTTACATGCCTGTTTAGATAGTATTGTTTTATTAATTAATAGCCGGATTCATGGTGAAATCCAAATAGTGAAAAACTATGGACATTTGCCGCCAGTTTATTGCTTTATGGGGCAATTAAGTCAAGTATTTATGAATATTTTTAGTGAATCTATAGATACCTTACTCAATGAAACAGTGCGGCAGCAATTTCATCCTGAAACAACTAAAACTAATGACAAACCACAGATAGAAATTACTACCAAGGTGATCACACAGGAAGCAACTAAACCAGGCTGTCCGGATTCTCGTTGGGTTTCAATTTCTATTGCTGATAATGGCCCTGGAATGTCTCCGAAATTGCAACAGCAAATTATTGATTCTTTTTCAATAGAAAAACGCGCTGATAAAGCTACTAGTTTAGGTGTCAGCTATCGAATTATTACTGCTAAACATGGAGGAAAATTAAATTTTCATTCCCAACTCGGACAGGGTACAGAATTTCAAGTATTGCTACCCTTACTTTAA